A genomic segment from Leptolyngbya boryana PCC 6306 encodes:
- a CDS encoding choice-of-anchor I family protein encodes MAFQLQILHASDFEAGIPAITDSVNFSTVINALKDDYANTLILSSGDNFIPGPFFSSGSDPALRALLGQEGVGRADIAILNELGFQASALGNHEFDLGTNTIASVLNVSGAYPGAQFPYLSTNLNFANDASLRGLVVPDGQAPRPNSIAKSTVITVGGEKIGIIGATTPTLPAISSPGAGVVVTPQPFAGNPTPEQLDALAQIIQAEVNNLANTGINKIVVTAHMQQLFIERELAKRLSNVDVIIAGGSHTLLADSTDRLRPGDTTAGIYPLVEQSPTGSVLVVNTAANYTYVGRLVAEFDAQGKIDLSTLNPLINGAYATDAASVSALVAVNPGTPDPEIVEIAQTLRDRVIIPKDSSIFGSTRVFLNGTREDVRTQETNLGNLTADANLFAARQTDANVVLSLKNGGGIRDNIGVVSGAGGATGAVDRLPPSANDLANKKSGEISQLDIENSLRFNNALTLVTVTAAQLKDLIEHGVAGVRPGATPGAFPQIGGFQFSFDPTRTARTATAPGERVQSLSITDANGNAIEEVVRGGQIIGDPTRTFRMVTLSFLVGAPGATTGGDGYPFPQIIAANPTQANRVDLLDPSRTGVATFADNGTEQDAFAEYLKAIGSFDAADVDPTKDTRIRNLALVPDAIVPKSSTLTKIGGLALAGGSEISAYDAETKQLFVIGGSTKLEIVDLSDPKAPKLVNSIELAPFGSGTNSVAVKDGIVAVAIDGIRKTDPGQVVFLDVQGNIQRSVAVGAIPDMLTFTPDGKKILVANEGEPNSYNQTDSIDPVGSISIIDISNGIANVTVSTAGFESFNNQKADLQAKGIRIYGPNATVAQDLEPEYITVSDDGKTAWVTLQENNAIAVVDIATAKVTDLLPLGLKDHSKGLPTLKSYEFKNLPVLGKTATTNPNNPAQTTPGQEILLGGFSGLVFEGIAANGNLKFVTHTDRGPNGEAGDLGRPFALPDFQPQLIRFELNQASGEITLTDRIGLSRPDGTPLTGLPNLQNGAVGTAFTDEIPVDLFGNRLENDPLGGDFEGLAIAADGTFWLVDEYRPAIYHFNPQGRLIDRFIPKGSPTENASFGTPVLPEVYAQRRNNRGFEAVALEGNKLYAFIQSAIDNPDTANDSTSRNSRNLRVLEFDITTKAVTGEYLYILDDISGSGNARTDKIGDAVALGNGKFLVVERDDRSGTNANKWLYEIDLKGATNISTVTNVGGKTIEQLTIAELSAANLRPITKRLVTNAAALGYTGIEKLEGLARIDANTIALINDNDFGVGGSTAKDGVLSGTTVPNTIKLGIVSFNQSNGLDASDRDNAINIRNQPVFGMYQPDAIAQFTVNGETFIITANEGDARDYTGFSEEIRVGSSNYRLDPSVFPNATDLKRDANLGRLTVTTATGDTNGDGFFDRIEVLGTRSFSIRDTKGNLVFDSGDQFEQITASAFPSFFNSDNAANNFDNRSDNKGPEPEAVVVGTINDRIYAFIGLERIGGVMVYEVTNPRKPVFVEYFNPRDFRVSPTSGTTDSGPEGLTFIAAKESPNGKPLLIVTNEISKTTAVLEFNPPTRISDIQGAAQRSLLVGQTVNNVAGIVTVVRNNGFYIQDPTPDTNSATSEGIFIFTNTAPTVKVGDAVQVNGVVGEFRPGGTTSTNLTTTQIGGAGNPAATFRVLSSNNPLPDVTVIGTGGRIPPNQVISNGAVNGNVENPGSVFNPNTNGIDFYESLEGMRVQVKDAVAVSPTNNFGEIAVLANNGANASPRTDRGGIIIQPSDFNPERIIVDDAIVSNPPQVNVGDRFSSITGVIDYSFNNFKLLNTEPLIATSGGLQRETTSLQGSTNQLTVGTFNVENLSPTSGVAQFAALADQIVKNLKSPDILNVQEIQDNNGAQNNGVVDASVTYQRLIDAIVAAGGTRYEYRQIDPVNNQDGGQPGANIRVGFLFNPERVNFVDRPGGGSLVDTTFNKDGLSASPGRLSPTNPAFLDSRKPLVGEFRFNGGHQVFVINNHFNSKGGDQPLFGQFQPPTLTTEPQRIEQAQIVKDLVDRILQQNPDANVIVTGDLNDFQFSAPLDILTGDQSLVNLYDTLRPNQRYNYNFEGNAQALDHILVSRNLFMNGDAKFDVVHINSEFANQVSDHDPLVSQFTFAQPNGKGGQKIFDIQSGDRTVIVNFGGVGRGTNPSANTISEVDTLKFTGAELNAKNLQLTQKGTDLEISFTAPDSPIVTLKDFRLDTLDNLRRETGAALNIGNILFNAQQTIADDFDVLNSDVVRGRVFNRNTVTFLNQLDNVIDGFNNSDDVINGLDGNDILYGLSGNDTLRGGDGDDVLFGGLGNDVLVGGAGRDTFVIRRQDRADLILDFEVGVDRIGLSGNLRFEDLSIVQGSGASVNHTLIQLTRSQEVLTTLVGVQSNTLLQSSFTIV; translated from the coding sequence ATGGCATTTCAACTCCAGATTCTCCATGCTTCTGACTTTGAAGCTGGAATTCCCGCAATTACCGATTCCGTTAATTTCTCAACTGTAATTAACGCCCTGAAAGATGACTACGCCAACACGTTGATTTTGTCTTCAGGTGACAACTTTATTCCTGGTCCTTTTTTCTCATCAGGCAGTGATCCTGCATTAAGAGCATTACTCGGTCAAGAAGGAGTTGGACGCGCAGACATTGCGATCTTGAACGAACTCGGATTTCAAGCATCGGCACTTGGAAATCATGAATTCGATTTGGGAACCAATACGATCGCAAGTGTCCTCAATGTAAGTGGAGCCTATCCAGGCGCACAATTCCCTTATCTCAGTACAAACCTCAATTTCGCAAATGATGCTTCGTTGAGAGGATTAGTTGTCCCAGATGGACAAGCTCCGCGCCCCAACAGTATCGCCAAAAGTACCGTCATCACGGTTGGAGGTGAAAAAATCGGGATCATTGGCGCAACCACTCCAACTTTGCCCGCAATTTCTTCTCCCGGTGCGGGTGTCGTGGTTACACCTCAACCTTTTGCTGGAAATCCGACTCCAGAACAGTTAGATGCCCTCGCCCAAATCATTCAAGCTGAGGTGAACAATCTCGCGAATACTGGAATCAACAAAATTGTCGTCACGGCGCACATGCAGCAATTGTTCATCGAACGAGAGCTAGCTAAACGCCTGTCAAATGTGGATGTGATCATTGCAGGTGGATCACACACATTACTAGCCGATAGTACCGATCGCTTACGTCCCGGTGATACTACGGCTGGAATTTATCCATTAGTTGAACAATCTCCAACCGGAAGTGTTCTAGTGGTGAACACAGCTGCAAACTACACTTATGTAGGGCGCTTAGTAGCTGAGTTTGATGCTCAAGGTAAGATTGATCTCTCTACGCTCAATCCTTTAATCAATGGAGCTTATGCCACAGATGCAGCCAGTGTGAGTGCTTTGGTTGCGGTAAATCCCGGAACTCCTGATCCTGAGATTGTCGAAATCGCTCAAACCTTGCGCGATCGCGTCATTATTCCAAAAGACAGCAGCATTTTCGGCAGCACCCGTGTCTTTCTCAATGGAACGCGAGAAGATGTCCGAACGCAGGAGACCAACCTAGGCAATCTCACCGCAGATGCAAATCTGTTTGCAGCCCGTCAGACCGATGCAAATGTTGTCCTTTCCCTGAAAAATGGTGGCGGAATTCGTGACAACATTGGCGTTGTCAGTGGAGCAGGGGGAGCCACAGGGGCCGTCGATCGCTTACCGCCGAGTGCAAACGACCTAGCAAACAAAAAATCAGGAGAGATCTCTCAACTCGATATTGAAAATTCCTTACGCTTTAACAATGCTTTGACCCTTGTAACGGTTACTGCGGCTCAGTTAAAAGACTTGATAGAGCATGGTGTTGCTGGCGTTCGCCCAGGAGCGACTCCGGGAGCTTTTCCACAGATTGGAGGATTTCAGTTTAGCTTTGATCCGACTCGCACCGCTCGCACGGCAACGGCTCCAGGCGAAAGAGTCCAATCGCTCTCAATTACTGATGCCAATGGCAACGCGATCGAGGAAGTTGTCCGAGGTGGGCAAATTATTGGCGATCCAACTCGCACCTTCCGCATGGTGACTTTAAGCTTCCTAGTCGGCGCACCCGGAGCAACAACCGGAGGAGATGGCTATCCATTCCCGCAGATTATCGCTGCCAATCCAACACAGGCGAATCGAGTAGACCTGCTCGATCCATCCCGGACTGGCGTTGCCACCTTTGCAGATAATGGAACCGAACAAGATGCGTTTGCAGAATATCTCAAAGCGATTGGCAGCTTCGATGCAGCAGATGTTGACCCTACCAAAGATACTCGCATTCGGAATCTAGCTCTTGTGCCTGATGCGATTGTACCGAAATCTAGCACGCTCACCAAAATTGGCGGATTAGCACTAGCAGGTGGCTCAGAAATTTCTGCTTATGATGCTGAGACCAAGCAATTGTTTGTGATTGGAGGAAGCACGAAGCTCGAAATTGTAGACTTGAGCGATCCGAAAGCTCCAAAGTTGGTTAACTCAATCGAGCTTGCTCCTTTTGGGAGTGGGACAAATAGCGTTGCAGTAAAAGATGGCATCGTTGCAGTTGCAATTGATGGCATTCGCAAAACTGATCCGGGTCAAGTTGTCTTTTTAGATGTTCAAGGTAACATTCAAAGAAGTGTCGCAGTCGGTGCAATTCCTGACATGTTGACATTCACCCCAGATGGTAAAAAGATTCTGGTAGCAAATGAAGGGGAGCCGAATAGCTACAATCAGACGGATTCGATTGATCCCGTTGGCTCGATCAGTATCATCGACATCTCCAATGGCATTGCGAATGTAACTGTAAGTACTGCTGGATTTGAGAGCTTCAATAATCAAAAAGCAGATCTACAAGCAAAAGGCATCCGGATCTATGGACCGAATGCAACAGTTGCACAAGATTTAGAGCCGGAATATATCACTGTTTCAGATGATGGCAAGACGGCATGGGTGACACTTCAGGAAAATAATGCGATCGCAGTTGTGGATATTGCAACTGCGAAAGTGACTGATCTGTTACCGCTAGGTTTGAAGGATCACAGCAAAGGGCTACCCACGCTGAAATCCTACGAGTTTAAGAATCTGCCTGTTTTGGGCAAGACTGCAACGACCAATCCCAACAATCCGGCTCAAACGACACCTGGGCAAGAGATTCTACTAGGTGGCTTCTCTGGGCTGGTGTTTGAAGGAATTGCCGCGAATGGCAATCTGAAATTTGTAACGCACACCGATCGCGGACCCAATGGTGAAGCTGGCGATCTCGGTCGTCCTTTCGCCTTGCCTGATTTTCAGCCTCAACTGATTCGATTTGAACTCAATCAAGCCTCTGGTGAGATTACCTTAACTGATCGAATTGGATTAAGCCGTCCCGATGGTACTCCACTCACAGGCTTACCAAATCTTCAGAATGGGGCTGTCGGCACTGCTTTTACAGATGAAATTCCAGTAGATCTGTTTGGGAATCGCTTGGAAAATGACCCACTGGGAGGCGATTTTGAAGGGCTAGCTATTGCAGCAGATGGCACATTTTGGCTAGTAGATGAATATCGACCTGCGATTTATCATTTCAATCCACAAGGTCGGTTGATTGATCGCTTTATTCCCAAAGGTTCACCCACTGAAAATGCTAGCTTTGGCACACCTGTTTTACCGGAAGTCTATGCACAGCGCCGAAATAATCGCGGATTTGAAGCAGTTGCTTTAGAAGGAAACAAACTTTATGCCTTCATTCAAAGCGCGATCGACAATCCTGATACGGCAAACGATAGTACTTCCCGGAATTCTCGCAACCTGAGAGTCCTAGAGTTTGACATCACAACGAAAGCTGTCACAGGTGAATATCTCTACATTCTGGATGATATTAGCGGCAGTGGAAATGCGAGAACTGACAAGATTGGGGATGCCGTCGCACTGGGAAATGGCAAATTCTTAGTCGTTGAGCGAGACGATCGCAGTGGAACGAATGCGAACAAGTGGCTGTATGAGATTGATCTCAAAGGTGCGACTAACATTAGCACAGTCACCAATGTTGGCGGGAAAACAATTGAGCAATTGACGATCGCAGAACTGAGTGCCGCCAATCTTCGACCTATCACGAAGCGGCTGGTCACAAATGCTGCTGCTCTAGGGTATACAGGCATTGAAAAGCTAGAAGGGCTAGCAAGAATTGATGCGAACACGATCGCGTTAATCAACGACAATGATTTTGGAGTCGGCGGTAGTACTGCAAAAGATGGGGTTCTCTCTGGGACAACCGTTCCTAATACGATCAAATTAGGAATTGTCAGCTTTAATCAAAGCAATGGGCTAGATGCCAGCGATCGCGATAATGCAATTAACATTCGCAATCAACCTGTATTCGGCATGTATCAGCCCGATGCGATCGCCCAATTTACAGTCAATGGTGAAACTTTCATCATTACTGCCAATGAAGGTGATGCCCGTGACTATACAGGCTTTTCTGAAGAAATTCGAGTAGGAAGTAGTAACTATCGCCTTGATCCTAGTGTGTTTCCTAATGCTACTGATCTGAAGCGCGATGCAAATTTGGGACGGTTAACTGTTACGACTGCGACAGGGGATACGAATGGCGATGGCTTCTTCGATCGCATTGAAGTCCTCGGAACTCGTTCGTTCTCGATTCGCGACACGAAGGGCAATCTCGTATTCGATAGTGGCGATCAGTTTGAGCAGATTACAGCTTCTGCTTTTCCTAGCTTCTTTAACTCTGACAATGCAGCAAACAATTTCGACAATCGCAGCGACAACAAAGGACCTGAACCAGAAGCAGTCGTCGTTGGAACGATCAACGATCGTATCTATGCCTTCATCGGTTTAGAACGCATCGGCGGTGTGATGGTGTACGAGGTGACAAATCCGCGTAAACCCGTGTTTGTTGAGTACTTTAATCCGCGTGATTTCAGAGTCAGCCCTACCTCCGGAACAACAGATTCGGGGCCTGAAGGTCTGACTTTTATTGCTGCCAAAGAGAGTCCAAACGGTAAACCTCTCCTCATTGTCACCAATGAGATTAGTAAAACGACTGCTGTCCTAGAATTCAATCCGCCTACTCGAATTAGTGATATTCAAGGAGCAGCACAGCGATCGCTACTCGTCGGTCAAACTGTGAACAATGTTGCAGGGATTGTCACGGTTGTTCGGAACAATGGCTTCTACATTCAAGATCCAACTCCCGATACTAACTCTGCAACCTCTGAAGGCATTTTCATCTTTACCAATACAGCTCCTACTGTGAAAGTGGGCGATGCAGTTCAAGTGAATGGTGTTGTCGGTGAGTTTCGTCCGGGTGGCACAACGAGTACAAACTTAACCACAACTCAAATTGGTGGAGCAGGTAATCCAGCGGCAACCTTTAGAGTGTTGTCGAGCAACAATCCACTGCCTGATGTGACTGTCATTGGAACAGGTGGACGCATCCCACCAAACCAAGTGATTAGTAATGGTGCTGTCAATGGCAATGTCGAAAATCCGGGTTCTGTCTTTAACCCGAATACCAATGGCATTGACTTCTACGAAAGCTTAGAAGGAATGCGAGTGCAAGTGAAAGACGCGGTTGCAGTCAGTCCCACGAACAATTTCGGCGAGATTGCTGTGCTCGCAAACAACGGTGCAAATGCGTCTCCTCGCACCGATCGAGGCGGAATCATCATCCAGCCAAGTGACTTTAATCCAGAGCGGATCATTGTAGATGATGCGATCGTATCTAACCCCCCCCAAGTGAATGTCGGAGATCGCTTCTCTAGCATTACTGGCGTGATCGATTACAGTTTCAACAATTTCAAACTGTTGAACACTGAACCTCTCATTGCCACATCGGGTGGGTTACAACGTGAAACGACATCCTTACAAGGCAGTACGAATCAACTCACTGTGGGAACGTTCAACGTTGAGAATCTCAGTCCAACCAGCGGTGTCGCCCAGTTTGCTGCTTTGGCAGATCAGATTGTCAAAAACTTGAAGTCACCGGACATTCTGAATGTTCAAGAAATTCAAGACAATAACGGCGCACAGAACAATGGTGTCGTTGATGCCAGCGTGACGTATCAACGCTTAATTGATGCGATCGTTGCAGCAGGGGGGACGCGGTATGAATATCGCCAAATCGATCCGGTGAACAATCAAGATGGAGGACAACCGGGAGCAAACATTCGGGTCGGCTTCTTGTTCAATCCAGAGCGCGTCAACTTTGTCGATCGTCCAGGGGGCGGTTCCTTAGTAGACACCACGTTTAACAAAGACGGACTTTCCGCAAGTCCAGGTCGCCTGAGTCCAACCAATCCTGCTTTTCTCGATTCGCGTAAGCCGCTAGTCGGTGAGTTTCGATTCAATGGTGGTCATCAAGTGTTTGTCATTAACAATCACTTCAACTCGAAAGGGGGAGATCAACCGCTATTTGGACAGTTCCAACCGCCAACTTTAACGACTGAACCCCAAAGAATCGAGCAAGCACAAATCGTCAAAGATCTCGTCGATCGCATTCTTCAGCAAAATCCGGATGCGAATGTCATTGTCACAGGCGATCTGAACGACTTCCAGTTTTCTGCACCGTTAGACATTCTGACCGGTGATCAGTCTTTAGTGAATCTGTATGACACGCTCCGTCCAAATCAGCGGTACAACTACAACTTTGAGGGGAATGCTCAGGCGCTCGATCACATCTTGGTCAGCCGCAACCTGTTCATGAACGGCGATGCAAAATTCGATGTAGTTCATATCAACTCCGAATTTGCCAATCAAGTCAGTGATCATGATCCGCTCGTTTCACAATTCACCTTCGCTCAACCCAATGGCAAAGGCGGACAGAAGATTTTTGATATTCAATCTGGCGATCGCACAGTGATTGTCAATTTTGGAGGAGTCGGACGTGGCACCAATCCGAGCGCAAACACAATCTCAGAAGTCGATACCCTCAAATTCACAGGTGCAGAACTCAACGCCAAAAATCTCCAACTCACGCAAAAAGGCACCGACCTTGAGATCTCTTTTACGGCTCCCGATAGCCCGATTGTGACGCTCAAAGACTTCCGTCTAGACACCCTAGACAATTTGCGCCGAGAAACTGGAGCCGCACTCAATATCGGTAATATTCTGTTCAATGCACAGCAGACGATCGCAGACGATTTTGATGTGCTCAATTCGGATGTGGTGCGTGGCAGAGTTTTCAACCGAAATACAGTCACCTTCTTAAATCAACTCGATAACGTCATTGACGGGTTCAATAACTCAGACGATGTTATCAACGGTCTAGACGGCAATGACATCCTCTACGGACTCAGCGGTAACGATACGCTTCGAGGTGGAGATGGTGATGATGTGCTATTTGGAGGATTAGGCAATGATGTTTTAGTCGGCGGCGCAGGTCGCGATACGTTCGTGATTCGCAGACAGGATAGAGCCGATCTGATTCTGGATTTTGAAGTCGGAGTCGATCGCATTGGCTTATCAGGCAACTTGCGATTTGAAGACCTCTCGATCGTTCAAGGGTCTGGCGCGTCGGTCAATCACACCTTAATTCAACTGACACGCAGCCAAGAAGTTCTCACAACGCTAGTTGGAGTGCAATCGAACACCTTACTCCAGTCGAGCTTCACGATCGTCTAA
- a CDS encoding aminotransferase class V-fold PLP-dependent enzyme, with protein sequence MNHISKHWMLDPDVAFLNHGSFGACPIAVLRIQEEFRNRLEQQPLRFLGREFEKLLDRARDGLAEFVGASSEELVFVPNATTGVNAVLRSLTFSPTDELLTTSQEYNACRNALDFVADRSGAKVVVADIPFPIASPSQVIEAVLAKVTERTRLALIDHVVSQTGLVFPIAQIVQALSNLGIDTLIDGAHAPGMVDLNLTNLGATYYASTCHKWLCAPKGAAFLYVKKEKQAEIRPLTISHGANSPRRDRSKFHLEFDWMGTDDPTAYLTVPSAIAYMGSLLPGGWDEIRAKNRDKAIAARKQLCEMLNVAPPCPEEMIGALATIPLPNGSYVELQDALLEKFNIEVPIVPFPQVPQRLVRISAQLYNTPEQYEYLGNSLLTLIQ encoded by the coding sequence ATGAATCACATTTCCAAACACTGGATGCTTGATCCAGATGTTGCCTTTCTCAATCACGGCTCGTTTGGGGCATGTCCGATCGCGGTTTTGCGAATTCAAGAAGAATTCAGAAACCGACTGGAACAGCAACCTTTGCGATTTCTAGGACGAGAATTTGAAAAATTGCTCGATCGAGCCAGAGATGGTTTAGCTGAATTCGTTGGTGCGAGTTCGGAAGAATTGGTGTTTGTCCCCAATGCGACCACTGGCGTAAATGCAGTGTTACGATCGCTTACTTTCTCTCCAACCGATGAACTTCTCACCACCAGTCAGGAATACAACGCCTGCCGCAATGCGCTAGATTTCGTCGCCGATCGCTCCGGAGCAAAAGTTGTAGTCGCTGACATCCCTTTTCCGATCGCATCTCCTTCTCAAGTCATTGAAGCAGTTCTGGCAAAAGTGACTGAGCGAACCCGCTTGGCATTAATTGATCATGTCGTCAGTCAGACCGGGCTTGTATTTCCGATCGCTCAAATCGTCCAAGCTTTATCAAATCTTGGAATTGATACCCTAATCGATGGCGCTCACGCCCCAGGAATGGTGGATTTGAATCTCACCAATTTGGGTGCGACCTATTACGCTTCAACCTGTCACAAATGGCTATGCGCGCCGAAAGGAGCCGCTTTTCTCTACGTGAAAAAAGAGAAGCAAGCTGAGATTCGCCCCCTAACAATTAGCCACGGTGCAAATTCTCCTCGTCGCGATCGCTCCAAGTTCCACCTCGAATTTGATTGGATGGGCACAGACGATCCGACTGCATATTTAACAGTTCCAAGCGCGATCGCATATATGGGATCGCTGTTGCCGGGAGGCTGGGACGAAATTAGGGCAAAAAATCGAGATAAAGCGATCGCCGCCAGAAAGCAACTCTGTGAAATGCTGAATGTTGCTCCTCCTTGTCCAGAAGAAATGATTGGAGCATTAGCAACTATCCCGTTACCCAATGGGTCTTATGTAGAACTGCAAGACGCATTGTTAGAGAAATTTAACATTGAAGTGCCCATCGTTCCTTTTCCCCAGGTTCCCCAACGCTTAGTGCGAATCTCAGCTCAGTTGTATAACACCCCTGAACAGTACGAATATTTGGGCAATTCTCTCCTGACCCTAATTCAGTAA
- a CDS encoding HEAT repeat domain-containing protein: MQRCLTLNLLSLIVVWGTIAIPVEPNAATTPLTNRILAQSSASRPASLSALIQKLKSPKASDRTAAAFEIGQMGTTASRATPHLILLLDDPDSGVRDKAVQALGRMGKAANVAIPKLVTLFKTDLAVRGQYVFTLASLGSPTIPHLMPLLKDTDATIRFDVVYTVALIGKSGKAAIPHLKPLLNDPDPGVHSMVAQTLWMIGAPASDFLPTLITLLKESTHSEARSRATFVLKEMGAKTPEVIPALISLLKEPNERVRDEAAQILGELGKPAIPQLIAQLKHPDEAVRGAAAYGLGVMRSAAKSAIPHLIPLLRDPSQKVQLKAREALAKIQRQAPKSK; this comes from the coding sequence ATGCAAAGATGTCTGACCCTTAACTTACTCAGTCTAATCGTCGTCTGGGGAACCATTGCTATCCCAGTCGAGCCAAACGCTGCTACGACTCCCCTGACCAATCGCATCCTTGCCCAATCTTCGGCATCGCGTCCAGCATCTCTGTCCGCATTAATTCAGAAATTGAAAAGCCCGAAGGCAAGCGATCGCACCGCAGCCGCTTTTGAGATCGGACAAATGGGAACAACAGCAAGTCGAGCAACCCCTCACCTGATTCTTCTCCTTGATGATCCAGATAGCGGTGTGCGAGACAAAGCCGTGCAAGCCTTGGGCAGAATGGGGAAAGCCGCAAACGTTGCAATTCCTAAATTAGTGACGTTATTCAAAACTGATCTAGCGGTTCGGGGTCAATACGTCTTTACCTTAGCAAGTCTTGGATCTCCTACTATTCCTCACCTCATGCCACTGCTCAAAGATACAGATGCAACCATACGATTCGATGTTGTCTATACCGTTGCGCTCATCGGTAAATCTGGTAAAGCAGCGATCCCGCATCTCAAACCCCTGTTAAACGATCCTGACCCTGGCGTACACAGCATGGTTGCCCAAACGCTCTGGATGATAGGCGCACCTGCCTCCGATTTCCTTCCTACCCTGATTACGCTGCTTAAAGAATCGACTCATAGCGAAGCGCGGAGTCGGGCAACCTTTGTCTTAAAGGAAATGGGTGCGAAGACACCAGAGGTCATCCCCGCGCTCATTTCCCTATTAAAAGAACCCAATGAGCGAGTGCGAGATGAGGCAGCCCAAATCTTAGGAGAGCTTGGCAAACCTGCCATTCCTCAACTGATTGCACAATTGAAGCATCCAGATGAGGCGGTACGGGGTGCGGCAGCTTATGGGTTGGGCGTAATGCGGTCGGCAGCAAAATCAGCCATTCCTCATCTGATCCCACTCTTGAGAGATCCGAGTCAAAAGGTTCAACTCAAAGCGAGGGAGGCTCTAGCAAAAATCCAACGCCAAGCCCCCAAATCTAAGTAG
- a CDS encoding dipeptide epimerase — MQLQIQTFTVHKRFALKISRGTTAQTTNIWIRIEQDGIEGWGEASPFSIGENPQTTEAIARSLQAISPLLKALHPLERQRIDQLLSQARIPSAARAAIDIALHDWLGKSAWLPLWKLWGLDRDRIVPTSVTIGINTPEGAKQRVKDWLGKGTIESPRQDIRALKVKLGSPEGIAADQAMFEAVLEVAPDIEQISVDANGGWTVESALKMAHWLSDRKVTYIEQPLAKGQEAELTKLFYLSPLPIFVDESCFTSQSIPALSDRVHGINIKLMKSGGLSEALRMIHTAKAHGLKIMFGCYSDSSLMNTALAHLSPFADYLDLDSHLNLVDDPFVGAMFESGRVIPNQDPGLGVSLRARSC; from the coding sequence ATGCAACTTCAGATCCAGACTTTCACCGTTCATAAGCGTTTTGCGCTCAAAATTAGCCGTGGCACTACAGCCCAAACTACGAATATTTGGATCAGGATTGAGCAAGACGGTATTGAAGGATGGGGGGAAGCTTCGCCTTTCTCAATTGGAGAAAATCCCCAAACGACTGAAGCGATCGCGCGTTCTCTTCAAGCGATCTCACCTTTGCTGAAAGCTTTGCATCCTCTGGAGCGTCAACGCATCGATCAATTACTTTCACAGGCTCGGATTCCTTCTGCTGCGCGTGCCGCGATCGATATTGCATTACATGATTGGTTGGGCAAATCGGCATGGCTACCGCTTTGGAAGCTTTGGGGACTAGACCGCGATCGCATTGTTCCAACTTCAGTGACGATCGGGATCAATACGCCAGAAGGCGCAAAACAGCGGGTTAAGGATTGGCTCGGTAAAGGGACGATCGAATCGCCACGACAAGACATTCGAGCGCTAAAAGTCAAGCTAGGAAGTCCAGAAGGCATTGCAGCCGATCAGGCAATGTTTGAAGCAGTGCTAGAAGTGGCTCCAGATATTGAGCAGATTAGTGTCGATGCCAATGGGGGTTGGACAGTCGAATCGGCGTTGAAAATGGCGCATTGGTTGAGTGATCGCAAAGTCACTTATATCGAACAACCGCTCGCAAAAGGGCAAGAAGCTGAACTGACGAAGCTGTTTTATCTTTCTCCTTTGCCAATTTTTGTCGATGAGAGTTGTTTTACGAGTCAATCTATTCCAGCTTTAAGCGATCGAGTGCACGGGATCAATATCAAACTGATGAAATCTGGAGGGTTGAGTGAAGCGTTGCGTATGATTCATACGGCAAAAGCTCATGGCTTGAAAATTATGTTTGGCTGCTATTCGGATAGTTCATTAATGAATACAGCACTCGCTCATCTCTCGCCCTTCGCGGATTATTTGGATCTCGATAGTCATTTGAATCTAGTTGATGATCCGTTTGTCGGTGCAATGTTTGAAAGTGGGCGTGTGATTCCAAATCAAGATCCAGGTTTGGGCGTTTCGCTGAGGGCAAGATCATGCTGA